tattctatgtttatttatggttatgtgacttgtcgggatggttggtttagttctggggatgtttcggaatgaattgggacacttagtcccaaggttggaagcttaagttgaaagtattaactggatgttgacttatgtgtaaacgacttcggaatagagttttgatggtttcgatagcttcgtatggtgattttggacttaggcgtatgtctggacTTGGATTCGGAGgcccgtaggtcgttttggcttgaattagcaaaagtttggaaggttgagaagtttgaccgagagttgactttattggtaccgggctcggatttttgtttcgggagttggagtagatccgttatgtcatttatgacttgtgtgaaaaaatttagggcaatcggagttggtttaataggtttcggtattggttttagaagttagaaattcattagttttgttaggcttgaattggggtgcgattcgtgtttatgacattgttggatgtgatttgaggcttcgactaagttcatatcatgtattaggacgtgttggtatgtttggatggggtcccggggtcctcgggGGTGATTCAGATTGTTATAggattgagttttggacttaaggaatttCGATTGGCTTCAGTTttggtgtaactgcacctgcgaggttttggccacaggtgcagagccgcagaagcggccaaaaaGGCATAGATACGGAATTTGGCTGGGCTTGGAATGGGCCACAGATGCGAGGCATTTTCTGCATCTACGAGCCTGCATATGCGTAGAGGTTGCCGCAGAAACGGATTTTGGGCAGGAGAGCTAGAGTCGCAGAAGTGGATTTGTCTCCATAGGTGCGGACGCGCAGGAGCGAAAGCTAAAGCAGAAGCGGTCCTACAGGAGCGATAagttggaccgcaggtgcgagaggtcgggAGCTTAAGTTATTTATGCAGGTGCAGAaatgtgaccgcagatgcggttacgcagaagcggaatatgggtcgcaggtgcgaaatgcCTGGCAGTGTCTTATATTTCGAAGGGTTTCAAGTTTCTCTCATTCTTGAGAGGGATTTCACTATAATTCAATAGGTAAGCAACTTTTGATCACTTTTGCCTataaatattgaatacccattgatttttaTACCAAAATTATATGTGTTTGAGGAgaaatttgggggattttggactatgtattggagagtaagatttgggaatttgagggtcaatttgtggttggaattggatgattttagtatggttggactcgttattgaatgggtattcggaatttgtaaattttgtcgggttcagaggcatgagcccggggttgacttttttattttgctTAAAGATCTTAtctttatcgtatggaatcgattcctatagcttgtattgaatatattaagttgtttgtgactagattcgagtcgttcgaaggacgattcgcgaggcaagggtttgttggagcattgagttgccTACTTTgcggtaagtaacacttctaaacttggaactGAGGGTATATATCCCTTGAAATTGTGTTATTTGGGTTGTGTTGgggtgactcacatgctaggtgacgggcgtgtgggcgtgcaccgtggtaatcATGATCTAAGTGGATTCTTATACTATGTTGATATCAAGTCTTGTTTGATCTGTGTAATCCCTACTTGTTAGACTAATTGAACtgcgattcatgttagaaatcatgtttaggctatgtgcttatccgGTTGTGATCTAATGAGGTTATTTCTACTATTTTGAGTTTTCTTTTTTaactgcaattatgtactcagtcatgatccttcatttgcatatcacatctcagtctctcttattatttattgttatatcatatgttgttattgtttggGCTGCGTAGTACGAGGTTGTgagccttgagacttgagagattgatgatagAGGTGGGACTGAGAGCCGGATTGTGAGAGTTAttatgaatcgggttgcacgtcgcagtaAGCTTTATtggattatttattattgtggatcgtgctGCATACTGCgtcaggccttataggctttatattagctCTTGGGTAGGAtctgccccttcggagtctgacaCACCAGCACTGAGCGCAGGCACAGTTATATCTACACGTGCTTTTGTTAGGGGCAttgatgccaggcacccgtacagtgctgagtaatTGTGTGTGTGATGAGTGTGCATTGAGATAGACGGATTGAGTACACtattttggggttttgaaaggtaatttgaggtcggatttgagtaattcttgtatagttggtctcgttatcgaatgggtgttcgaattttgtaattttggtcaggttcTAAGACAcgggcctgggttgactttttgtttctttgtaaagatcgcaactttattgttcgaaatagttttctatagtttatattatgatatgaagttgttttggctagattcgagtagttcggagttggataatcaaggAAAAGGCTCACTAGTGggttgagttagcgtgttttgaggtaagtgtcttacctaactttgtgtgagagaTTTACCCCTTAGGAATGGTGTTGGTTTGTGATAATGGTGATATGTAAAGGGTTTCTCATATACTGCTGctcctatgaccagattgacccagaagggtgctccgttcaggtggaccgaggagtgtgaggagagcttgcaaaatctcaagactgctttgactacagccctagtgttggtgttgcctacgggttcaagGTCTTACACTGTGTAGTGTGACACGTCGTGCGTTGGCCTCAACGTGGTAtttatgcaagatggtagggtgattgcctacgtgtctagacagctgaaggtgcatgataagaattatcttgtccacgaccttgagttagcagctattgttcatgccttgaagatttggcggcactatttgtacggtgccccttgtgaggtctatactgaccaccggagtctacagcatttgttcaaacagaaggatcttaacttgcggcagtgtAGATGGTTAGacttgcttaaggactatgatatcaccatcctatatcatcccgagaaggccaatggggtggccgatgccttgagtcgaaaggcgtaGAGCTTgagcagtttagcatatctaccggcagtgcagaggccattagcattggatttcaggccttggccaaccagtttgttaggttggatatttcagacccgagtcgagttttggcttgtatggtttctcgatcttccctATATGATTGTATCAGatagcgtcagtatgacgatgcctatttgcttgtcctcaaggacacagttcagcacggcgatgccaaggagatCACGATTGGGGATGACAGTGTGGTACGAATACAAGGCTGActatgtgcccaatgtagatagtttgcgtgagctaattctttaggaggcccacagttcgcggtactccattaatccgggtgctgccaagatgtatcaggacttgaggcagcactattagtggatgagaatgaagaaagacatagtggagtatgtagctcggtgcctaatttgtcagcaggtgaagtacgagcatcagcggccaggtggattgcttcagaggctagagattccagagtggaaatgggagcgagttactatggattttgttgttgggctcccaggGACTCATAAGAGGTATGATGTagtatgggtgattgtagataggttgaccaagtcggctcatttcattctagtggtgactacttattctttagagcagctggctcaggtctatattcgcaagattgtccgacttcattgcgtgccggtatccatcatctctgaccggggtatgcagtttataTCGCAATTTTGGAGGTCcatacagcgtgagttgggcacacgggttgagttgagtacaacattccaccctcaaagggacggacagtctgagagcactattcaaatattgaaggatatgcttcgtgcatgtatgatggagtttgggggttcttggaatCAATTATTGCCGCTTGCGgattttgcctacaacaacagctaccagtcgagcattcagatggctccgtatgaggccttgtatgggaggcagtgttggtaaccagtgggttggtttgagccatatgaggctaggctattgggtacagacttggttccgGACGATTTGGAAATGGTTAAATTGATTTAAGATTGGTTTCGCataacccaatctagacagaagagttatgcggatggGAAGGTTCGCAACGTTGTATTCATGGTTAGTGAGCAGGTCTTGCTCCGATTttttcccatgaagggtgttatgaggttcgggaagaagggcaaattgagccctaggtatatcagaccttttgagattcttaagAGGGTTGGAGatgtggcctacaagcttgcacaaCCACCTAGTCTAGTtgcagttcatctagtattcctTGTTtatatgctccggaaatatcacggtgatccatctcatatgttagactttagctcagtccagttagacaaagatttgtcttatgttgaggagcccgtgactattttggacaggcaggtccgaaagttgaggtcgaacattgcttcagtgaaggttcagtggaggggtcaacaagtcgaggaggagacttgggaggacgagcatgatatgcatagccGCTATCCtcgtcttttcaccacttcaggtatatctCTTTTCTCGTTCGAGGaagaatgtttgttttaagaaggggaggatgtaatgacccagccggccgttttgagtatttagccctgatcccctatttattgcctcatctatgttgtattatggttacgtgacttgccgggggtgtttggttttggttttgggtgagtttcggagtgaaatgggacatatagtccctaagttggagctttatgttagaagagttgactgtagtttgactttAGTGCAGATGGctccgtaatggagttttgacagctccaatagctccgtatggtgattttagacttaggagcgtgtccgggtgttgatttggaggtctgtaggtcgtttcggcgtaAATTGGCGAAAgctgaaaagttgaaggtttggaaggttgaaacgtttgaccgggagttgactttattgatattggggtcggattccgtttctggaagttggaataggtccgtcatgttatttatgacttgtgtgtaaaattttaaGTCAATCGGAGctggtttggtatgaatcagcttttgttttggaattcggaagttcatagtttcataggcttgaattaggttgtgattcgtagaatcgatgttgtttgacatgatttttggcctcgagtggGTCCGTCATGTGTTTTGGAACCTGTTGGTATTTTCGGACGGGGTCACGgagggccccgggtgtgattcggattgaatccggaACAAGTTTGGACCTTGTGTGATTGCTGAAGGTTGATGTGTCTGGTGCAATTGCAGAAGCACATTTTGGGTCGTAGGTATGGCACCGCAAGAGCAACCCCTGAGCCGCCAAAGAGAAAGTGTCCTTGCCCAGCTGGGACCGCAGGTGGGGtcatttgtccgcagaagcgaactcgTAGATGCGGAGGTGGacatcgcagaagcagaaattgGGAAGGCATTGGGCAGGACCGCAAGTGCGGTCATTTTTCTCTGTAGAAGCGAGATCGCAAGTGCGAGCATTTGTCCGTAGAAGCAGAACCTCTGAGCCTAAgttggaaccgcacctgcgatggatttttcgcaggtgcggcatcgcaggtgcgactccaaGCCCGCTGAAGcaaggatcgctgggcagaaaatggGTTTCGACGATTTGagtttcatttttatattttggacttagagagctcgttTATGGCAatgtttcgagagtttttcaaggaaatcattggggtaagtgattctaacccggattTGACTATATAtcataaatatattattatttttatcatctaattagtgatttgagttggaaatttggggaaaaattgtgaagacttcctagactaaattttgtggttttgaaaggcgatttgaggtcggatttgagtaattcttgtatagttggactcgttattgaatgggtgttcggattttataattttggtcaggttccgagataCGAGCCCGGGTTCAAAatagttttctatagtttatatttatggtatgaaattTTTTTgggtagatttgagccgttcggagttggataatcgaggaaaaggcctactagttggttgagttagcgtgttttgaggtaagtgtcttgcctaactttgtgtgggagaattaccccttaggattggtgttggttTGTGATAAtggtgatatgtgaaagccgtgtacgcaaggtgacgagtgtgtacacgggctaaatgtggaaatttatCGGTTTTAGCTTTGTGGATTATTTTCATgttgagttaccttaacatgttatattcatcatcattaggcTATCTTCACttgctctacttgtcttatctcttatttgttaATTGCCcagcatgtttagttgaagttgttagtTTCTCTATTCCTTATTCTTTATTTAACCGTGAATTCTTTAcctgaagttgttattcttggaatatcttattgttgaaactgttattgagttataaaggtcgtgattcatattgaggcaaagtgctaagttgtgaaatactattctgttgagttattcacttccggttgttattattgagactcttgtgtacattatggttgagccacgggctatttattataaaaataggcacttgaggtgtgaatttgtgatacgttgtgatattgatacgtatccggtggtataaggttttggggttgaaacgcatacggtgagataaggtaggcttgagcgtgttgctagtaggggaactacttgaagtcatgcggtgtgataaggtgggctaaaacgcgggaagctatttcggaaaaataattttcaaaactaaatgcaaggctcccgtggtgatataaggaaatattgagacttgtttgtgattgagactacgaggcggtacctcggtagtggcccTTGTTGATACTTCTCTATTACTTCACTTGCGTTTGGCTGTTTTGTTCCCTTGTCATAACATTTCTTGTTTTCTTCtgtgatgcattatttgccttagttcagtgtagctattcttggTGTATGTCTTTAATTGTCTCATTTCTAATATTATCATTAGTTCACTGTTATACACttgttcagtttcttatttattccagtagggccttgacctgacctcgtcactagtctaccgaggttaggcttgatacatgCTAGGTATCGTTgttgtgtactcatgctatgcttctacacatctttttgtgcagatctaggtacctcaTACCAGTCTAGGCACTAGCGAGAGctcagctttggagacttcaaggtatacctgctggcGTCCGCAAGTCTCGGAGTCCCCTCTACCTAGATTACTTTATTTCCTTATCCTTTTATAGATattgatgtatagagatattctATATCActtcatagagcttgtgacttgtatccGCCGGGGTTTGGGAAGTTGTAAATGCTGAGTTGCTGagtttattttatattaattattgagttatggaggctttaattattatttcagttatttctgcatgaatgttaggcttacctagtcttagagactaggtgttatCACGGCATTctacggagaaaaattggggCCGTGACATAAATCATGGTATAGTTTGTTAGAGTACGTTAAATTGTATATCCAATATTCTTGGTATATCAATTTGCTGTTGAATCGTGGTACTCTTAATATTTTTAGTATACTATATATTGGTATACCATAATTAGTATTATACCAAATTTTAATATTCACCTATTTAACtagaaagaattaaaaaaaaggtaaaaatgagTGACAAATATCATTTTAAAAGAGCCTTAAGAGTGACACTGTAACTATCGATAACTTAATCGATTAATAATTGTGTAGAAAGTATTTCAATACTAATTTTAGGACTAGGTTATTTATCTAGAAAGAACAAAACCAAATCTAAAAGTGGAATaaagtgataaaaatattaaCGGAGAAATTTTACTGAAAAAATTAATTGAAAAAACTACGATAAAAAATAAGAATTATAAGGGGAAAACGTGACAAATGTTTTGAACGAaaaatttcttagaaaattacaaaaaaataatatgcacaaatatcaaaataaaaaattaaaataagaaaaagagTAACATGTAACTCTCGGTAATCATAATTGATTACTAATTGTGTACAAAGTATCTCAATACATATTTTAAGACTCGATTATTTatttcaataaataaataaaaacaaaagtgAAAGAAAGTGATCATAATTTTTGGCGgaagaatcttagtgaaaaatAACAGAAAAAATTAAGATGAAAGTtaataatgaaaagaaaaaaatgtgACAAAATGTTTTGGAGGGAAAGATTTTAGTGGAAAGAATAAAATaagataaaaaaatagaaaaaaataaaaaatctagataaaaaataaagtaaaaaagagTGAGGAGGTTACTACTAGaaagagtaaaaaaaaaagaataaaaagataaaaagagaaaataactACAAAAAAATGAATGAGAGTGCATAAGtttttaaaaagaaaacaaaaaagtgaaaaaaataacaacaaaatacgaaaataataaaaaaaaagtaaaaaagaaaaaaaaacctgaaaaaaaaataaagaaaagaaggagAAGGGCCTTTGTAAAGCCTAGCCCCTATGCATAAAAAATAGGGGGCAACCTGGTCTTAAAATTTTCGAAAGGGACACGTTGTCTTTTTTCAGAAAGTGTAGCACTTTGGTCATTAAGTCTTTAAAATGAGCTTTAAGTGTCATTCTCTCTAAAATTTACTTTTATTCAGCTAATCCAAACAGACTCTTTTGTTATTTTGAGATATTTAGATGTGAAATACTTCAGCTCATTTCTTTTGCTaaccttttttcttttgtttcggTTTTTTTAAAGACAAGACCACCAAGGATTTGGTGGGAATATCGGAGCTCTACTCTTTATCAGATATCTAGACTTTCGAGCccttgaaaagaaaaaaagttaCTAGAAGGGAACATTTATCTTTTAAATGGGACTTATGCGAAGCAAATTCGGATTAGCCGGGGTCCCAAAACAAGTTCCGAACAACgggtaaaaaacaaaaaaaaagttagttaaaaaaagggaagaaaacaAGAAAACAGCAATGACGGGTTGGTGAGATCTCCTACAACGAAAATTTTAAGTCTACATTTACTGCTGGGATAGATATGCACTTGATGAAGAGGGTCAGACACAATGACCAAGTTTCTGATGGGAAATTTTGAATTATATATTCCACATTTTCTCTGAGTAAATGTAGACTTGAAACTGCTCTGGTTGGAAATGGATGTGCGTGCGCTATAGTACCATTTGGAACTGCATAACACACAAGTTTTCACTCACACAGGGCAAAGGTATTTATATCATTATCACCTTTGAATAGTCACTTTTGAGAATTATTGAAGATATGTCCGACAATATACTAATGAGTTAACTTAATCAAAGCTTACTGGCATGTATAGAAAGAAGTATGTTACATGTGTGACAATTCTTCATTCCTTTGCCTCAGCAGCTTGCTGACACAACACAACTGTAAGAGTCACAAGAGAAGCATAAAGAGAAGTGGGCATCTTCTGAACCACCTTTCCAACACCAGGGACTCCCTCCGTTGACCTCTTCGTTAGCAGAGCGACAGTTGGTGCTACTGCCAACGCAATGATTAGTCCCTGACTCACCAATTTAAAAGTATCCTTTGTTAATTTTCTAATAAATTTGACAAATTCTTTTCGGTCCAGTTCTCCATCAAGGTTGATATCGCACTCCTGTGAATGACAAGTATGAAACACTACTGTTAAGACTTTGTTAAGACTATAATCGAATCAATAGATCAGGACAACCACCTAAATCACATTTTCTTTGGGAAATAGGAAGGAAAAGGGAAGGGAAACTGGGATTTGTCATACAACTTTATCTCAAGGGATCTGCATGAAATAACTTTCCTTCCTCTTTCTTTTAACAACCAAAACAAGAAAGCAAAATTTTCTTCCTTACCCTTTTTCCAAACAACTTTGAAGGAAGCAGGAAGAAGTAAAGTTTCCAAAAAAGCATATACACATGCTTGCATTCCATATTAGCTTTATAATACACGATAAAACTTAGAACCAACGATAAATACTTGGCAATGTTTAGAGTGTTGTGCTGAATACCCAGGGTCCGGAAAAAATCAATTATTTTACAAGCATTTAGAATGATTTAAGTATTAACATCAAATCTGGAGAAGAAAAAAAATGGATTATCAGTTACTTTAAAGTACAATCCCATCTCTCATCAATATAGGAGTTGAATCAATTTTTATTGGGATATCTTTCTCTTCCAAAATTTACATTTGAAATTTAATAAAGCTAAACGATGTTTTATAAAGGCTCAAAGTAAATAAGTACTATTTTTCTAAGATGGAATGTTGAATGAACCCTTTTTAGAACTAATATCCATCATTACGGCAATACTTCAAAGTGTGATTAGAATAGTTTAGGCACATCACAATCAAATCGACCTAACTGAACATCAGAAGTAGAAGACTGGTCTATCAGCTGACTGAGACATACCTGTATCAGGGCTCTAACTTCATCTTTTGTAGGAGGATCAAAATGAGGTCCGGGCAAACGTTTATTAATATCACTGAAATAACATAAGTGATTAAAAAAATCAAGTGTAGCACCTTCCAAGTTATAAACAATTAACAAACCTCTATAATGTTCTGTAGAAGGTAAGTGAGGAACAGAGCAATCTTACTTGTAGACAAGTAATACAGCAATATAGAGGTCTTCAAACTTCAGATTTGCTCTTCCTGATTCATTTTTGAAATGGTCAAAGACCTTG
The DNA window shown above is from Nicotiana tomentosiformis chromosome 8, ASM39032v3, whole genome shotgun sequence and carries:
- the LOC104086533 gene encoding uncharacterized protein, with product MGQILQKFQGKQWRETKIRKITDKVFDHFKNESGRANLKFEDLYIAVLLVYNDINKRLPGPHFDPPTKDEVRALIQECDINLDGELDRKEFVKFIRKLTKDTFKLVSQGLIIALAVAPTVALLTKRSTEGVPGVGKVVQKMPTSLYASLVTLTVVLCQQAAEAKE